In Bombina bombina isolate aBomBom1 chromosome 6, aBomBom1.pri, whole genome shotgun sequence, a single genomic region encodes these proteins:
- the LOC128663708 gene encoding coiled-coil-helix-coiled-coil-helix domain-containing protein 1-like codes for MASQGGCINSKVARLLSRRNGKPVLKPNKPLVLANTVANRKPKLGEASCVTKMSLMMACWKQNTFIDASCTKEIQTFFDCVAKAQADKKAGLHREIQAGRLPPKLVNQLLRRFPTIDHEI; via the coding sequence ATGGCGTCCCAGGGAGGATGTATAAATAGCAAGGTGGCTAGATTACTTAGTCGCCGTAACGGCAAGCCCGTGCTGAAGCCTAACAAGCCGTTGGTGCTGGCGAATACTGTGGCCAACCGCAAGCCCAAGCTCGGAGAGGCTAGCTGTGTTACAAAAATGTCCTTAATGATGGCCTGTTGGAAGCAGAATACCTTTATTGATGCATCATGTACCAAAGAGATTCAAactttctttgactgtgttgcaaAAGCACAGGCTGATAAAAAGGCTGGACTGCACCGAGAAATACAAGCTGGACGTCTGCCACCAAAGCTAGTAAACCAGTTACTGAGACGATTCCCAACTATTGACCATGAAATCTAG